A region from the Paludicola sp. MB14-C6 genome encodes:
- the anmK gene encoding anhydro-N-acetylmuramic acid kinase AnmK encodes MNKLENLFNKNERMVIGLMSGTSVDGIDAALVRIKGSYTDTKAELLGFENYKMPDGIRERIFALFEDKTSSSKDICHMNFLLGELFAEAAKKIADKCAISLADIDLIGSHGQTIYHIPVPVNDCGYQIRSTLQIGEGAVIADRTGVVTVSDFRVMDVAAGGEGAPLVPYTEYLLYRSETDCIALQNIGGVGNITVIPKGAAEHEVIAFDTGPGNMIIDFMVSFITNGKQSYDVNGEIASQGIVNEQVLSELMQDKYFKILPPKTTGREYFGKRFSKQLLEKCKSLGMSDHDIVATTTMFTAKTIADACEHLIPLPITKLVVGGGGSYNSTLVKMLKAELPKTTVCIQEDLGFSSDAKEAIAFAVLANETISFHPNNTPSATGAYKKKILGKISI; translated from the coding sequence ATGAATAAATTAGAAAATCTTTTTAATAAGAATGAGCGTATGGTTATTGGGCTAATGTCAGGAACTTCAGTAGATGGTATTGATGCAGCTTTAGTAAGAATTAAAGGAAGCTACACAGACACAAAAGCTGAACTATTAGGCTTTGAAAATTATAAGATGCCCGATGGCATACGAGAAAGAATATTTGCACTTTTTGAAGATAAAACTTCATCTAGCAAAGATATTTGTCATATGAACTTTTTATTAGGAGAGCTTTTTGCAGAAGCCGCTAAAAAGATAGCCGATAAATGTGCAATCAGTTTAGCAGATATTGATCTTATAGGTTCTCATGGGCAGACAATTTACCATATACCTGTGCCGGTAAATGACTGTGGTTATCAAATTCGTTCTACTCTCCAAATCGGCGAGGGGGCAGTAATTGCTGATAGAACAGGAGTAGTTACTGTGTCTGATTTTAGGGTAATGGATGTAGCGGCAGGTGGCGAAGGTGCCCCACTTGTGCCATATACAGAATATTTGCTTTATCGCAGTGAAACGGATTGTATAGCCTTACAAAACATTGGAGGAGTAGGTAATATCACCGTTATCCCTAAAGGTGCGGCTGAGCATGAAGTGATAGCCTTTGATACAGGCCCTGGCAATATGATTATTGATTTTATGGTTTCTTTTATAACAAATGGTAAGCAAAGTTATGATGTGAATGGAGAGATCGCTAGTCAAGGAATCGTAAATGAACAAGTTCTATCGGAACTTATGCAAGACAAATATTTTAAGATTTTACCGCCTAAAACTACAGGTAGAGAGTACTTCGGTAAAAGATTTAGTAAGCAGCTACTCGAAAAGTGTAAATCGCTTGGTATGTCAGATCATGATATTGTAGCGACAACAACTATGTTTACTGCAAAAACAATTGCAGATGCTTGCGAACATCTTATTCCACTACCAATTACAAAGTTGGTAGTTGGAGGAGGAGGTAGCTATAATAGTACTCTAGTTAAAATGTTGAAGGCTGAATTGCCGAAAACAACGGTATGTATTCAAGAGGATTTAGGTTTTTCCAGTGATGCAAAAGAGGCAATCGCCTTTGCAGTGTTAGCAAATGAAACGATATCATTTCATCCGAATAATACTCCCTCTGCAACAGGTGCCTATAAAAAGAAAATTCTAGGTAAAATCAGTATATAA
- the nagZ gene encoding beta-N-acetylhexosaminidase, translated as MQTYSLDQKIAQLFVVSFAHSHLTQEDIDEFTKHKFSNFIYFARNLENYKAVAELSRSLQEIAKQNCNIPAFIAIDQEGGMVTRVYSGATHFPTNMAITASNNADSVYEMGKMVGTELLRMGINLNLAPVLDVNNNPYNPVIGIRSYSDNPEIVSQMGVDYLKGLQSAGVLASAKHFPGHGDVTVDSHLSLPVVDYPMERLEKVELLPFKAAIKAGVSSIMSAHVVFPSVDKTRLPATLSSEILTKFLRETLNFQGIVMTDGMQMEAIRSNYGIERGAVLAIQAGVDLLCMTGSHTDNHLAFEAIKKAVADGTIPISRIDDAFERILSYKKQFHLNFDFIPFEQLVEIYPKHEQLAEKMSRESITLVRDPQKLLPLGNCKLLAISTLPIRANLAENSTVVLESFAEVLAKTQGANYREIELDVPDIVIQEIVEASINYDKIVVATYNAILNRQQALLVKRLTDIGANVIVVALRLPYDCKVMPESVSFVAAYEYTKRSIYNVCKCLAGDIPFMGVMPVADYE; from the coding sequence ATGCAAACGTATTCTTTAGATCAAAAAATTGCCCAACTATTTGTAGTGAGCTTTGCCCATTCACATCTGACACAAGAAGATATTGATGAATTCACAAAGCATAAGTTTTCTAACTTTATTTATTTTGCTAGAAATCTAGAAAATTATAAAGCTGTGGCTGAGTTAAGCCGCAGTCTTCAAGAAATTGCAAAGCAAAATTGTAATATACCGGCATTTATTGCAATAGATCAAGAGGGCGGAATGGTAACGAGAGTATATTCCGGTGCTACACATTTTCCAACCAATATGGCAATAACAGCGTCAAACAATGCGGATAGTGTTTATGAAATGGGTAAAATGGTTGGAACCGAGCTTCTTAGAATGGGTATCAACCTTAACCTTGCTCCGGTTTTAGATGTGAATAATAATCCCTATAATCCTGTAATAGGCATACGCTCTTATTCTGATAATCCGGAAATAGTATCCCAAATGGGTGTGGATTATTTGAAAGGATTACAATCAGCAGGAGTACTTGCAAGTGCGAAACATTTTCCCGGACATGGAGATGTTACTGTAGATTCTCATTTGTCACTTCCGGTTGTTGATTATCCGATGGAGCGGTTAGAAAAAGTGGAATTATTGCCGTTTAAAGCAGCAATAAAAGCTGGCGTGTCATCCATCATGTCTGCCCATGTGGTTTTTCCATCAGTAGATAAAACGAGATTACCGGCAACTCTATCTTCTGAAATCTTAACCAAGTTCTTGCGAGAAACGTTAAACTTCCAAGGAATCGTTATGACAGATGGTATGCAAATGGAAGCAATAAGGTCTAATTATGGTATTGAACGTGGAGCGGTATTAGCCATTCAAGCCGGAGTAGATTTATTGTGTATGACAGGTAGTCATACGGATAATCATCTTGCGTTTGAAGCAATCAAAAAAGCGGTTGCAGATGGGACAATACCAATCAGCCGTATCGATGATGCTTTTGAAAGAATTCTAAGCTATAAAAAACAATTTCACCTAAACTTTGATTTTATACCTTTTGAGCAGCTGGTTGAAATATATCCAAAGCATGAGCAGCTTGCAGAAAAAATGAGTCGAGAAAGTATTACCTTAGTAAGAGATCCACAAAAGCTTTTACCATTAGGTAACTGTAAACTGCTCGCTATTTCAACCCTGCCAATAAGGGCAAATCTTGCCGAGAATTCTACGGTGGTTTTAGAGAGTTTTGCAGAAGTACTTGCAAAAACTCAAGGAGCCAACTATCGTGAAATCGAGTTAGATGTACCTGATATAGTAATCCAAGAGATTGTAGAAGCTTCTATTAACTACGATAAAATTGTAGTTGCTACATATAATGCTATCTTAAATAGACAGCAAGCTTTATTGGTAAAAAGATTAACTGATATAGGCGCAAATGTAATCGTTGTGGCATTACGATTACCTTATGATTGCAAGGTTATGCCTGAATCAGTATCTTTTGTTGCGGCTTATGAATATACAAAACGTTCCATATATAATGTTTGCAAATGCCTTGCTGGTGATATACCATTCATGGGTGTTATGCCTGTTGCAGATTATGAATAA
- a CDS encoding ABC transporter permease, with protein MKTISKPSLNKSSNKKYFKKYWQLYAMMLLPIIYFIIFKYTPMFGNILAFRRFKPGGSAFGNRFVGFAYFKMFMTDSAFWRAFCNTLILSILNIIVNFPIPIIFAILLNEMKFFRFKKFIQTASYMPRFVSTVVVISMLGEILSPSSGIVNRMLSDLFGMQPIFFLNEPGYFRILYILTDTWQYTGWTAIIYLAAITGVSSELFEAAKIDGANRFKQIIYVTIPSIMPTIMVMLILNVGRLLSVGFEKVLLLYTPNNAAVSDIIDTLVYRVGMQNQNYSYATAVGLFGGIIGLILVSSANWFSRKVSGESIY; from the coding sequence ATGAAAACGATATCAAAACCATCTCTCAATAAATCTTCTAATAAGAAGTATTTTAAAAAATACTGGCAGCTATATGCTATGATGCTTTTACCAATTATTTATTTTATTATATTTAAATATACGCCTATGTTTGGAAATATACTTGCATTTAGGCGGTTTAAGCCGGGTGGTTCTGCCTTTGGAAATCGCTTTGTAGGTTTTGCATATTTTAAAATGTTCATGACAGATAGTGCTTTTTGGCGTGCGTTTTGCAATACATTAATACTTTCAATACTTAATATTATAGTGAACTTCCCAATACCTATTATTTTTGCGATATTACTTAACGAAATGAAATTCTTTCGATTTAAAAAATTTATTCAAACTGCCTCTTATATGCCTCGCTTCGTTTCGACCGTAGTTGTAATTTCTATGTTGGGAGAAATCCTTTCTCCTAGCTCCGGTATCGTGAATCGCATGTTAAGCGATTTATTCGGAATGCAACCAATATTCTTTCTAAATGAGCCAGGCTATTTCAGAATTCTCTATATTTTAACAGACACATGGCAGTACACAGGTTGGACAGCAATCATTTATCTTGCAGCTATTACAGGCGTTAGTTCCGAATTGTTTGAGGCCGCAAAGATTGATGGTGCAAATAGATTTAAGCAAATTATCTATGTGACAATTCCTTCAATCATGCCAACCATTATGGTTATGCTCATTCTAAATGTTGGCAGGTTGTTAAGTGTTGGATTTGAAAAAGTGTTGTTACTTTATACTCCAAATAACGCAGCAGTCAGCGATATTATTGATACGTTGGTATATCGGGTTGGTATGCAAAATCAAAATTACTCCTATGCAACTGCAGTTGGACTTTTCGGCGGTATTATAGGTTTAATTCTTGTAAGTAGTGCCAACTGGTTCAGTAGAAAAGTATCGGGTGAGAGCATTTATTAG
- a CDS encoding glycoside hydrolase family 10 protein: protein MLKGLYKKALSLTLAILLTMGTGLGRISVQAAANETPAYLKTVVHTVLGKTPTLPNTVTMGEAATTVTWNEITQDMLTSGHRFWVNGTTASGKTVALRVQVDAHKVLDHFENSLIAEGNAVTGMLNWSGGSVSNTPPTFSIENSNVHSGLNSLKLNFDFTTNTSGGTLSTYANTSNLSFAAGEVPNSIGLWIYGTDLNYYSLRLLGKSNGAGVTIKLDNVVTPLKKGWNFYEFIIPESCKANGLTVSTLPGLVSLSSASGAKAPGILYIDDIVAIYGAKTRDTSCLEQTLAISENYCKADAIGDKNEILGLRTAIDAARNVMENVVSTQQDIYDAEDFVVGALTSLLASAEFINNRNIVLEDFEGSSGIEWEYATTNSSIGTVAKVTQAPFVHQGTSALKLVYQFKGTAGTALAAVKGSGYPNPKLTFTGEKTPQKIGMWVYGKGQSVFALRLDIRKADKSGTQNIPFTLTNNVIPEGWNYYTIDLAKAGFTKETGVLLNYVPSVLATNDTTKVDSEIYIDDINLIYEDNVPGSELKKAKLIGTIAKARALLIGAVEGGSGGQYPVGSLSAFRLSIASAMQVLSSNSQEQIDAEAIELSRKVVEFENSLRPKIDRPGLLEKINASNELYNNAVEGEEPGQYIVGSKAELKAAIDSAQAVYDDAAATSEAVEKAKTAITAAVATFNTKKVGPLQFEELDKAIAFANELLATAQAGTNPGQYPQTAIDAFKIAKEKAVNDKAVGKTQASINAVLAELKIAQDKFDKAMVSYHYDKTKLNETVIKADDFLNTILPGKLGGQYPQADYDIFKAAVNHAKGVLADIRATEKAIADEVITLNGAMEKIRQKRIPAAWDKYNIPEEAPLNKREMRGIWLSTVLNIDWPKKESLKIEDDAERIKVQKADLIKILDDLKDLGANTVFFQVRPTSDAFYRSNLAPWSLYLTGTYGKDPGFDPLQFAIDETHKRGMELHAWCNPYRISMPAELYQDENGNPMTSLDQVKQMLLAQGNNIYAKHPEWARVATNRLILDPGIPDAIKYVEDCVMEIVDNYDVDGIHFDDYFYVGDKGGFDQEGADQSTYETYGKAQFDNIDDWRRNNTYVLVKDIHDKITETKPWVKFGVSPAGIWRNKLDDVLGSDTKAGIPNYDHGRSDTRKWVLEELVDYICPQVYWSFNFNLTPYGVVSSWWADLLKENPNVKTELYIGMAAYKLSLPDGSGDPYWDTYKVGAEELERQLKFNMANPNINGSLLYNYGVLYSGNANTDLARKKIAELWKTPALPPSKYWANIPKAYAPIALSAFRTTKGVNLTFLKTDKNTRYFAIYRFSPNEAINIDNPKNLIARYYGSSGCIQKYLDTAGKKGDRYVITALNRVSQESKPSNRTIVIF, encoded by the coding sequence ATGTTGAAAGGATTGTATAAAAAAGCATTAAGTCTAACTTTGGCAATTTTATTAACCATGGGAACAGGACTTGGCAGAATTTCTGTGCAAGCTGCAGCAAATGAGACACCAGCATATTTAAAAACCGTTGTTCATACCGTTTTAGGCAAAACACCCACGCTTCCCAACACGGTAACCATGGGCGAAGCTGCTACGACGGTTACGTGGAATGAAATTACACAGGACATGTTGACTTCCGGTCATCGTTTTTGGGTAAATGGAACTACCGCTTCAGGTAAAACAGTAGCATTACGGGTTCAGGTGGATGCGCATAAGGTGCTTGATCATTTTGAAAACAGCCTTATCGCTGAGGGAAACGCTGTTACCGGTATGCTGAACTGGTCTGGTGGAAGTGTGAGTAATACCCCACCTACATTTTCAATAGAAAATAGCAATGTACATAGTGGGCTGAATTCCTTAAAGTTGAATTTTGACTTCACTACAAATACTAGCGGCGGCACACTTAGTACCTATGCTAACACCAGTAACTTGTCTTTTGCAGCAGGTGAAGTTCCAAATTCGATCGGATTATGGATTTATGGCACAGATTTGAATTATTATAGTTTGAGGTTGTTAGGCAAATCAAATGGTGCTGGCGTTACGATTAAATTGGATAATGTAGTTACTCCGTTAAAAAAAGGTTGGAATTTTTACGAGTTTATAATTCCTGAATCATGCAAGGCAAACGGACTAACGGTGTCTACATTACCAGGACTTGTTTCTTTATCATCGGCTAGCGGTGCAAAGGCTCCGGGTATTCTCTACATAGACGATATTGTGGCAATCTATGGTGCTAAAACTAGGGATACTTCCTGCTTGGAGCAAACGCTAGCAATATCAGAGAATTATTGCAAAGCTGATGCAATCGGAGATAAAAACGAGATTTTAGGTCTGCGTACAGCAATTGATGCCGCACGTAATGTTATGGAAAACGTAGTGTCTACACAGCAGGATATTTATGACGCTGAGGATTTTGTGGTGGGAGCATTGACAAGTCTTCTTGCTTCAGCTGAATTTATAAATAACCGAAATATTGTTTTAGAAGATTTTGAGGGCTCAAGCGGGATAGAATGGGAATATGCTACTACAAACAGCAGCATAGGTACAGTTGCAAAGGTGACCCAAGCACCGTTTGTTCATCAAGGTACTTCTGCTTTAAAGCTAGTATACCAATTTAAAGGTACTGCAGGTACAGCACTTGCAGCAGTTAAGGGTAGCGGATATCCTAATCCAAAATTAACATTTACAGGAGAAAAAACACCGCAAAAAATAGGTATGTGGGTATATGGAAAAGGACAGTCTGTATTTGCATTGCGTCTTGATATACGCAAAGCTGATAAGAGTGGCACTCAAAACATACCATTTACCCTTACAAACAATGTCATTCCAGAAGGATGGAACTATTATACAATTGATTTAGCTAAAGCAGGATTTACAAAGGAAACAGGAGTGTTGCTAAACTATGTACCTTCCGTTTTGGCTACTAACGATACAACCAAAGTTGATAGCGAGATTTATATTGATGATATCAATTTGATTTATGAAGATAATGTTCCGGGCAGTGAGCTGAAAAAGGCAAAGTTAATTGGTACAATTGCAAAAGCACGTGCTTTGCTTATAGGCGCTGTAGAGGGGGGAAGTGGAGGACAATATCCTGTTGGTTCACTTTCTGCTTTCAGACTTTCAATTGCAAGTGCAATGCAAGTTTTATCATCTAATTCTCAAGAACAAATTGATGCAGAGGCAATAGAACTGAGTAGAAAAGTTGTAGAATTTGAAAATTCATTGCGTCCAAAAATTGATCGTCCTGGATTGTTAGAAAAGATAAATGCCTCTAATGAACTGTATAATAATGCAGTTGAGGGCGAAGAGCCTGGGCAATATATCGTTGGATCTAAAGCAGAGCTAAAAGCAGCAATTGATAGTGCACAGGCAGTATATGACGATGCAGCTGCAACAAGCGAAGCAGTTGAAAAAGCCAAAACCGCAATAACGGCGGCAGTGGCAACATTTAATACAAAGAAGGTGGGTCCACTGCAATTTGAAGAACTTGATAAAGCGATTGCTTTCGCAAATGAATTGTTAGCAACTGCACAAGCAGGAACGAATCCGGGTCAATATCCGCAAACTGCCATTGATGCTTTTAAAATAGCAAAAGAAAAAGCAGTTAATGACAAAGCAGTAGGTAAAACCCAAGCTTCTATAAATGCGGTACTTGCTGAACTTAAAATTGCTCAGGATAAATTTGATAAAGCAATGGTAAGTTATCATTATGATAAGACTAAGTTAAATGAAACGGTTATCAAAGCTGATGATTTTTTAAATACAATTCTTCCTGGAAAACTAGGTGGACAATATCCGCAAGCAGATTATGATATATTCAAAGCAGCGGTAAATCATGCAAAAGGCGTATTGGCTGATATCCGTGCTACTGAAAAAGCAATTGCTGATGAAGTAATTACATTGAATGGCGCAATGGAAAAAATACGTCAAAAACGTATTCCTGCTGCTTGGGATAAGTATAATATACCTGAAGAAGCACCATTAAATAAACGTGAAATGCGTGGTATTTGGTTAAGCACCGTTTTGAATATTGATTGGCCTAAAAAAGAATCACTCAAAATTGAAGATGATGCTGAAAGAATCAAGGTACAAAAGGCTGACCTTATAAAAATTCTTGATGATTTGAAAGATCTTGGCGCAAATACAGTGTTCTTCCAAGTACGCCCAACCTCTGATGCATTTTATCGCTCAAATCTAGCTCCATGGTCTTTGTATTTAACAGGAACTTACGGCAAGGATCCGGGCTTTGATCCACTACAATTTGCAATTGATGAAACGCACAAAAGAGGCATGGAGTTACATGCATGGTGTAATCCTTATCGTATTTCAATGCCGGCAGAATTATATCAAGATGAAAACGGCAATCCTATGACAAGTCTCGACCAAGTGAAGCAAATGTTATTAGCACAAGGAAATAATATATATGCGAAACATCCTGAGTGGGCAAGAGTAGCAACCAATAGGCTTATTCTTGATCCGGGTATTCCTGATGCAATCAAATACGTGGAAGATTGCGTAATGGAAATTGTAGATAATTATGATGTTGATGGTATTCATTTTGATGATTATTTCTATGTAGGAGATAAAGGTGGCTTTGATCAAGAAGGAGCCGACCAAAGCACTTATGAAACCTATGGAAAAGCACAATTTGATAATATTGATGATTGGCGAAGAAACAATACGTATGTTCTAGTTAAGGATATACATGATAAAATTACAGAAACAAAGCCATGGGTTAAATTTGGCGTGAGTCCAGCTGGCATTTGGCGAAATAAATTAGATGACGTTCTGGGTTCCGATACGAAAGCTGGTATTCCTAACTATGACCATGGTCGTTCCGATACCCGTAAATGGGTGCTTGAAGAATTAGTTGACTATATATGTCCACAGGTATATTGGAGTTTCAATTTTAATCTTACACCATACGGCGTAGTTTCTAGTTGGTGGGCTGATTTATTGAAAGAGAATCCGAATGTAAAAACAGAGCTTTATATAGGAATGGCAGCTTATAAATTAAGTCTTCCTGATGGTTCAGGGGACCCTTATTGGGATACGTATAAAGTTGGTGCTGAAGAACTGGAACGACAATTAAAATTTAATATGGCTAACCCTAATATCAATGGTTCTTTACTCTATAATTATGGAGTACTTTATTCGGGTAATGCCAATACGGACTTAGCACGTAAAAAAATAGCAGAGCTTTGGAAAACACCAGCCCTTCCACCATCTAAGTATTGGGCAAATATTCCGAAAGCGTATGCACCAATTGCTTTAAGTGCTTTTAGAACGACAAAAGGAGTAAATCTAACATTCTTGAAAACGGATAAAAACACACGTTACTTTGCAATATATCGTTTTTCACCGAATGAAGCAATTAACATTGATAACCCGAAAAACTTAATTGCAAGGTATTACGGAAGTTCAGGTTGCATTCAAAAATATTTAGATACAGCAGGTAAGAAAGGTGACCGATATGTCATAACAGCTTTAAATCGGGTTAGCCAAGAATCAAAGCCTTCTAATCGAACAATAGTAATTTTTTAA
- the murQ gene encoding N-acetylmuramic acid 6-phosphate etherase, with translation MMKIELEKIATETRNESTANIDKMTTIEILKAINDEDKKVAYAVEKELPNIEKAVEVIYQKLVAGGRLIYCGAGTSGRLGVLDAVECPPTFGVSPDFVKAIMAGGPSAFVKAVEGAEDNKTLGASDLIAAGFTESDVLVGIAASGRTPYVIGCMEYAKKIGAPVISLSCSLHSEIEQYADIAISPWSGPEVIAGSTRMKSGTSQKMILNMISTAVMIKLGKVYGNLMVDVQATNEKLIERTKSIVCTATGVDLNTAIATLEQCEYSAKHAILMILANVNYDQSKNLLLKHNNNIAHALEFLNNSKAI, from the coding sequence ATTATGAAGATTGAATTAGAAAAAATCGCAACTGAAACACGAAATGAGTCGACTGCTAACATTGATAAGATGACTACTATAGAAATACTAAAGGCAATAAATGATGAAGATAAAAAAGTTGCTTACGCTGTTGAAAAAGAGTTACCAAACATAGAAAAGGCGGTAGAGGTTATTTATCAAAAGCTTGTTGCCGGTGGTAGACTAATATATTGTGGTGCAGGTACTTCAGGTAGACTTGGCGTGCTTGATGCGGTAGAATGTCCACCGACATTTGGTGTATCACCCGACTTTGTAAAAGCAATCATGGCAGGTGGCCCCAGTGCATTTGTTAAGGCTGTAGAAGGGGCAGAAGACAACAAAACGCTTGGTGCATCTGATTTAATAGCAGCTGGATTTACAGAGTCTGATGTATTGGTAGGTATCGCTGCAAGTGGAAGAACCCCCTATGTAATTGGGTGTATGGAATACGCAAAAAAAATTGGAGCACCGGTTATATCATTAAGTTGTAGTTTGCATTCCGAGATTGAACAGTATGCTGATATAGCAATTTCTCCTTGGTCAGGACCTGAGGTAATCGCAGGTTCAACACGTATGAAAAGTGGAACAAGCCAGAAAATGATTCTGAATATGATTTCAACAGCTGTTATGATTAAACTTGGAAAGGTTTACGGAAACTTAATGGTGGATGTACAGGCTACCAATGAAAAGTTAATAGAACGTACGAAATCTATCGTCTGTACTGCAACAGGTGTAGATTTGAATACTGCGATTGCAACATTAGAACAGTGTGAGTACTCAGCTAAGCATGCAATATTGATGATATTGGCTAATGTGAATTATGATCAATCAAAAAACCTTTTACTAAAGCATAATAATAATATTGCTCATGCACTGGAGTTTTTGAATAATAGTAAAGCAATCTAA
- a CDS encoding MurR/RpiR family transcriptional regulator yields MTDIELKIREYLSDLTSAEQRAAKYLSSNFESALKMSVDDLAYNSKVSKATWIRFSKSLGYEGIKDLKKAMITNLQNAVNESQAKNESEFPELKNNNTIKNVVARITENSITAIRDTALLVDEQVVENAAKEIAKARSIRIFGVAASGVVAKDLAQKLTRIGKCVVYFEDFHENLLSTSCIQADDVAVFISCSGRTKEIVELLHIVKQRGAKIVAITKFGKNDLTEIADFKLIMSSPENEKRIGATSSRMAQLIVVDILYSTILKNDVQNVTKHLNDSYVISRHFKDLTN; encoded by the coding sequence TTGACTGATATCGAACTGAAAATTAGAGAATATTTAAGTGATTTAACGAGTGCAGAGCAAAGAGCGGCTAAGTATCTAAGTAGTAATTTTGAAAGTGCATTAAAAATGTCAGTAGATGATTTAGCTTATAATTCAAAGGTGAGCAAAGCAACGTGGATTCGTTTTAGTAAAAGCTTAGGCTATGAGGGAATTAAAGACTTAAAAAAAGCAATGATAACAAACTTACAAAACGCCGTTAATGAGAGCCAAGCAAAAAACGAAAGTGAATTTCCCGAACTTAAAAATAATAATACCATTAAAAATGTTGTTGCAAGAATAACGGAGAATAGTATTACAGCAATTCGAGACACTGCATTGTTAGTTGATGAACAAGTGGTGGAAAATGCAGCGAAAGAAATAGCAAAAGCTCGCTCTATACGTATTTTTGGTGTTGCTGCATCTGGGGTTGTCGCAAAGGACTTAGCTCAAAAGCTTACCCGTATTGGGAAATGTGTTGTTTATTTTGAGGATTTTCATGAAAATTTGTTATCAACATCTTGCATTCAAGCAGATGATGTAGCAGTATTTATATCATGTTCAGGCAGAACCAAAGAAATAGTGGAGTTATTGCACATTGTAAAACAAAGGGGCGCAAAAATTGTTGCAATAACAAAATTCGGAAAAAATGATTTAACTGAGATTGCCGATTTTAAACTCATAATGAGTTCTCCGGAAAATGAGAAACGTATTGGAGCAACCAGCTCACGAATGGCTCAGCTCATTGTGGTAGATATTTTATATAGTACTATTTTGAAAAATGATGTTCAGAATGTAACCAAACATTTAAATGATAGTTATGTCATTAGCAGACATTTTAAAGATTTGACAAATTGA
- a CDS encoding carbohydrate ABC transporter permease has translation MKITSKGERAFDIINMIIMCLVGAVCFFPFIYMIALSFSSADAVINNKVSLWPVGFTIDAYKEIFSYPNFFRAYGNTIFYTIVGTFISLTMTILFAYPLSKNFLKGRSIIMKLVVFSMFFSGGLIPNYLVVASLHLTNTIWAMLLPFAINQFNLIILINFFKGIPEEIEEAAIIDGLDYFNILIRIVLPLSLPAIATISLYTAVFFWSDWFNGLIYLKADQFPVMLYLRNIVNGAASVGDGAGSADKTTIEITIKSAVIMTTTIPIICLYPFLQKFFVKGLTLGSVKG, from the coding sequence ATGAAAATTACTTCAAAGGGTGAACGTGCATTTGATATCATAAATATGATTATTATGTGTCTAGTTGGTGCGGTTTGCTTTTTTCCATTTATATATATGATTGCGCTTTCTTTTTCTAGTGCGGATGCAGTTATCAATAATAAAGTTTCCTTATGGCCGGTTGGTTTTACTATTGATGCGTATAAAGAGATATTTTCATATCCGAACTTTTTTAGGGCATATGGAAATACAATATTTTATACAATTGTAGGTACATTCATCTCTTTAACAATGACAATTCTCTTTGCTTATCCACTTTCTAAGAACTTTTTAAAGGGAAGAAGTATCATTATGAAACTGGTGGTCTTCTCTATGTTTTTCTCTGGTGGTTTAATTCCAAACTACCTTGTTGTAGCTTCATTGCATCTTACAAATACAATATGGGCAATGCTATTGCCATTTGCAATTAACCAGTTTAATCTCATTATCCTGATTAACTTCTTCAAGGGTATCCCTGAAGAGATTGAAGAGGCGGCTATAATTGATGGCCTTGATTATTTTAATATACTCATTCGCATTGTATTGCCTTTGTCGTTACCAGCGATTGCAACCATTTCACTTTATACAGCAGTTTTCTTTTGGAGTGATTGGTTTAATGGTTTAATCTATCTAAAAGCAGATCAGTTCCCGGTAATGCTATACTTACGTAATATTGTAAATGGTGCAGCATCAGTTGGTGATGGAGCAGGATCCGCTGATAAAACTACGATAGAAATTACAATAAAATCTGCAGTAATTATGACAACGACAATACCAATTATTTGTTTATATCCTTTCTTACAAAAATTCTTCGTTAAAGGATTAACTTTAGGTTCAGTAAAAGGATAA